ATACAGCGGAAGCCGGGCGACCGTGGCCTCGGGGATTCCTCGGCTACGGGTCGCCGGTCGGTGAGTTCGGCCAGTTGCCACGGTGCTCCTGCGGGATGAGCGGGGCTGCAGGCGGCCGTTTGTCCCAGGACCGCCCCGTCGTGTGCAGGGTATGTCTTTGTGAACGCGTGCACAAAGATTGTGTCCGCTTTGTCCGTACGAAGTGACCGGGGTCACGCGACCCGAACGAGGGATCTTGGAACCCTCGACCGCACCGGCCCGCTGAACCCATGATGGGGGCAAAACCGTACAACTCCTCATGACCACGCCCCCGAGACCGCTTCGCCACGCCCACCGGAGCCGGTCGTCCCGGTTCTTCGGAAAAAGCTCGGCAAAGCGCCCACGATCGTAACCGTCTTTCTGTCAGGTCCCCAGTTCCTTGCGCAGCCGATCGGCGTCAACACGCCAGAAGGTGTGCTGTTCGCCGTCCACGAGCACGACCGGAATCTGCTCCCAGTAGGCGCGGTGCAACTCTTCGTCGACCGTGATGTCCTTCTCCTCCCAGGACGCCCCGGTCTCGGCGCAGACGGCGGCCACCACGGCGCGCGCGTCGTCGCAGAGATGGCAGCCGGGTTTGGAGACGAGCGTCACCACGCGCTCGGCGGGCTTCTTCTTCGTACGGCGCAGGAGGGGGCTCATGAGATCCATTCTCCGCCGTACGCGAGCCGTCCCGGAGCCGTCCGCACGTTCTCCGTGCCCCGCCTTCCCGGAGAGTTCACACCTACGGCACTCCGGCGCGTCCGGAAGTACCGAACAGACTGACTATGCTCACGCTATGGCCGCACTGGGATGGCTCACCCCCCGTAAGCGCTCCGCGACAGCACGGAGCGTGCTCGCGGGTGAGGCCGCAGCAGAGGCAGGACTCAAGTCGTCGCAGGAGATCGACGGCGTCGGCACGGCACCCGCGGGCACCGCCGAGCCCGTCGTGCCCGACTTCCCCGTCATCGGGGACGCGCGCGCCGCCGCGTTCTTCGACCTGGACAACACCGTCATGCAGGGCGCCGCGATCTTCCACTTCGGACGCGGGCTCTACAAGCGGAAGTTCTTCCAGCGCCGCGAACTGGCCAGGTTCGCCTGGCAGCAGGCCTGGTTCCGGCTCGCCGGCGTCGAGGACCCGCAGCACATGCAGGACGCGCGGGACAGCGCGCTGTCGATCGTC
This window of the Streptomyces niveus genome carries:
- a CDS encoding glutaredoxin family protein codes for the protein MSPLLRRTKKKPAERVVTLVSKPGCHLCDDARAVVAAVCAETGASWEEKDITVDEELHRAYWEQIPVVLVDGEQHTFWRVDADRLRKELGT